One window of the Janthinobacterium sp. PAMC25594 genome contains the following:
- a CDS encoding FlxA-like family protein: MVAAIGSGSTVGAASSASSGSSSQIAALQKQITAAQKELTESQKGTQTDASQKLQQQLAQQIQALQAQIAQLQAAAAQQAAQQALQTASSADTATSPAKSASSTLGSIIDTQA; encoded by the coding sequence ATGGTAGCGGCAATCGGTTCAGGCAGCACAGTCGGCGCGGCCAGCAGCGCCAGTTCAGGCAGCAGTTCGCAGATCGCGGCGCTGCAAAAGCAGATCACGGCGGCGCAAAAAGAGTTGACGGAATCGCAGAAAGGCACGCAGACGGACGCGTCGCAAAAGCTGCAGCAGCAGCTGGCGCAGCAAATCCAGGCCTTGCAGGCGCAAATTGCCCAGTTACAGGCGGCGGCCGCGCAACAGGCGGCGCAGCAAGCTCTTCAGACGGCCAGCAGCGCCGATACGGCGACGAGTCCGGCCAAGTCGGCCTCGTCGACCCTGGGCAGCATCATCGATACGCAGGCGTAG
- a CDS encoding TSUP family transporter, with the protein MLTISLLCLFAFFAGLIDAAVGGGGLIQLPALFNLMPNMASTSLLGTNKLASACGTTFAARSFVGKVNIPWLLVLPAVASAFIMSFIGAAAVSYVPQQVVRPMVLVLIIIMAIYTFIKKDFGSTREARPIGPRERILAIVIGGAIGFYDGLFGPGTGSFLIFLFIRVFGFDFILASACSKLVNIATNVAALAFFIPAGHVVYAVAAPMAVCNILGALTGTWIAVRRGAAFVRILFLVLLVLLIVKLSYDIFFK; encoded by the coding sequence ATGCTGACCATTTCGCTGCTGTGTTTATTTGCCTTCTTTGCCGGCCTGATCGATGCCGCCGTGGGCGGGGGCGGGCTGATACAGCTGCCGGCCCTGTTCAACCTGATGCCGAACATGGCCTCGACATCCTTGCTGGGCACGAACAAACTGGCGTCCGCCTGCGGCACCACGTTTGCCGCCCGCTCGTTTGTCGGCAAGGTCAACATTCCCTGGCTGCTGGTGCTGCCGGCCGTGGCCAGCGCCTTCATCATGTCGTTTATCGGCGCGGCCGCCGTGTCCTACGTGCCGCAGCAGGTGGTGCGCCCCATGGTGCTGGTATTGATCATCATCATGGCCATCTACACCTTCATCAAGAAAGATTTCGGCAGCACGCGCGAGGCGCGCCCCATCGGCCCGCGCGAACGCATCCTCGCCATCGTCATCGGCGGCGCCATCGGCTTTTATGACGGCCTGTTCGGGCCGGGCACGGGCAGCTTTTTGATTTTCCTGTTCATCCGCGTCTTCGGCTTCGATTTTATCCTCGCTTCGGCCTGCTCGAAACTGGTGAACATCGCCACCAACGTGGCCGCGCTGGCCTTTTTCATTCCCGCCGGCCACGTGGTCTACGCGGTGGCCGCACCGATGGCCGTGTGCAACATCCTGGGCGCCCTGACGGGCACCTGGATCGCCGTGCGCCGCGGCGCCGCCTTCGTGCGCATCCTCTTCCTCGTGCTGCTGGTGCTGCTGATCGTGAAGTTGTCTTACGACATCTTCTTCAAGTAA
- a CDS encoding HAD family phosphatase, with translation MKTIRGVLWDNDGVLVATEQLFYESNRDLLLPYGIDLTPKQFFDWFLDNNYGAWHLLLGQGHDIELVERLRAERTELFAQRLRQARQLAMPGIGQVLAALRPHVAMGVVTSAYAQHFQISHAATGLLQHFDFVLTREMYRESKPAPDGYQLGLQRLGLAAADCVAVEDSPRGLRAARAAGLECIVVRNQMNRHHAFDDAFCVVDSNAELGEVLASFVPGMAQAPRQLEAFL, from the coding sequence ATGAAAACCATCCGGGGCGTGCTGTGGGACAACGATGGCGTGTTGGTCGCCACCGAACAGCTGTTTTACGAAAGCAACCGCGACTTGCTCTTGCCCTACGGTATAGACCTGACGCCAAAGCAATTCTTTGACTGGTTCCTGGACAATAACTACGGCGCCTGGCATCTGTTGCTGGGGCAAGGCCATGACATCGAACTGGTCGAGCGCCTGCGCGCCGAGCGCACCGAGCTGTTTGCGCAACGCTTGCGCCAGGCGCGCCAGCTGGCCATGCCCGGCATCGGGCAAGTGCTGGCGGCGCTGCGCCCGCACGTGGCCATGGGCGTGGTCACCAGCGCCTATGCACAGCATTTCCAGATCAGCCATGCGGCCACCGGCTTGTTGCAGCACTTCGACTTCGTGCTGACGCGTGAAATGTATAGGGAAAGCAAGCCGGCGCCCGACGGCTACCAGCTGGGCCTGCAGCGCCTGGGCCTGGCTGCGGCCGACTGTGTGGCCGTGGAAGACTCGCCGCGCGGCTTGCGCGCCGCCAGGGCCGCCGGACTGGAATGCATCGTCGTGCGCAACCAGATGAACCGTCACCACGCGTTTGATGACGCTTTTTGCGTGGTGGATTCAAACGCCGAGCTGGGCGAAGTGCTGGCTTCGTTCGTCCCCGGCATGGCGCAAGCTCCCCGGCAATTAGAGGCCTTCCTCTGA
- a CDS encoding alpha/beta fold hydrolase, whose product MTLPQLHFAHANSYPAGTYRKLFGLLGQHYSVQALDMHAHDPDYPVSTGWPELVREYIDDLERRYSAPVILVGHSLGGMLSVMVAKQRPDLVRSVVLLDSPVVAGWRALLVRLARNTALGERFSPARFSAKRRKLWPDAQAAYTHFAAKDMFAIWAPQVLRDYIDSGLVPHPDGVQLRFTREVETDVYRGLPHHIGSLVKDGLPVPIGFIGGTESVECRQAGLKATRKLVGKFFRQVPGGHLFPMENPELTAQVVREMITSLLAKQ is encoded by the coding sequence ATGACACTCCCGCAACTGCACTTTGCCCACGCCAACAGTTATCCGGCCGGTACCTACCGCAAGCTGTTCGGCCTGCTGGGCCAGCATTACAGCGTGCAGGCGCTCGACATGCATGCGCACGACCCGGATTATCCCGTCAGCACGGGCTGGCCCGAGCTGGTGCGCGAGTATATCGATGACCTGGAGCGTCGCTACAGCGCGCCCGTGATCCTCGTCGGCCATTCGCTGGGCGGCATGCTCAGCGTGATGGTGGCCAAGCAGCGGCCGGATCTCGTGCGCAGTGTGGTCTTGCTCGATTCGCCCGTGGTGGCGGGCTGGCGCGCCTTGCTGGTGCGGCTGGCGCGCAACACGGCGCTGGGCGAGCGGTTCTCGCCGGCACGTTTTTCCGCCAAGCGGCGCAAGCTGTGGCCGGACGCGCAAGCCGCCTATACCCATTTCGCGGCGAAGGATATGTTCGCCATCTGGGCGCCGCAGGTGTTGCGCGATTACATAGACAGCGGCCTGGTCCCCCATCCGGACGGGGTGCAGTTGCGCTTTACGCGCGAAGTGGAAACCGATGTCTACCGCGGCTTGCCGCACCATATCGGCAGCCTCGTCAAGGATGGTTTGCCGGTGCCCATCGGCTTTATTGGCGGCACGGAATCGGTGGAATGCCGGCAGGCGGGCTTGAAGGCCACGCGCAAGCTGGTCGGGAAATTTTTCCGCCAGGTGCCGGGTGGCCATCTGTTTCCCATGGAAAACCCAGAACTGACGGCGCAAGTGGTGCGCGAGATGATCACTTCCTTGCTGGCGAAACAGTAA
- a CDS encoding cell wall metabolism sensor histidine kinase WalK, protein MGRLFWKFFLCIMLAQVTATIGIGGTFWLKNRAAQQERALDIDTSPPAQMIIEAASATLEAGGSQALRHFLGKMERMRVFAVDAKGQELMGRTVHPAMLAKARAMLEQGQPHPVVRTVTGSDGQRYLLFLPSSERFRHPEAGAARDTLNAVTLSGPRAMGPGPRPDAAGTPPPRGEFGRGMPPGSRMDSPYRTFIPLAAAIAASLLFSFLLAWYFARPIRDLRQAFEAASHGDLAPRFHASGKRGDELTDLGRDFDRMTGRLRNLMESQTRLLHDVSHELRSPLARLQAAIGLAHQQPDKMDASMQRIERESERMDKLIGELLTLSRLEAGAASPLSEDVDIAELLHDIVDDARYEAKARQVGIALAGDAAIADAAVTGRPELLARAVENVVRNAVKHSPDGGTVEVNVSRLHDGKQDLLRIAVLDQGPGVASADLARIFEPFFRASHTQHSTDGLGLAIAQHVINAHGGRIGASLRSGGGLCVEMLLPVKTPG, encoded by the coding sequence GTGGGCCGCCTGTTCTGGAAATTTTTTCTGTGCATCATGCTGGCGCAAGTGACGGCCACCATCGGCATCGGCGGCACCTTCTGGCTGAAAAACCGGGCCGCGCAGCAGGAACGGGCCCTCGACATCGACACCAGCCCGCCCGCGCAAATGATCATCGAGGCCGCCAGCGCCACGCTGGAAGCGGGCGGCAGCCAGGCCTTGCGGCATTTTCTCGGCAAGATGGAGCGCATGCGCGTGTTTGCCGTCGATGCCAAAGGGCAAGAACTGATGGGCCGCACGGTGCATCCCGCCATGCTGGCCAAGGCGCGCGCCATGCTGGAGCAAGGCCAGCCCCATCCCGTCGTGCGCACAGTCACCGGCAGCGACGGCCAGCGCTATCTGCTGTTCCTGCCCTCGTCCGAACGCTTCCGCCATCCCGAAGCGGGCGCCGCGCGCGACACGCTCAACGCCGTCACCCTGAGCGGCCCGCGCGCCATGGGACCCGGTCCACGGCCCGACGCAGCGGGCACCCCGCCGCCACGCGGCGAATTCGGCCGCGGCATGCCGCCCGGCTCCCGCATGGACAGCCCCTACCGCACCTTCATTCCGCTGGCCGCCGCCATCGCCGCCAGCCTGCTGTTCTCCTTCTTGCTGGCCTGGTATTTTGCGCGCCCCATCCGCGACTTGCGGCAAGCGTTCGAGGCCGCCTCGCACGGCGACCTGGCGCCGCGTTTTCACGCCAGCGGCAAGCGCGGCGATGAATTGACGGACCTGGGCCGCGATTTCGACCGCATGACGGGCCGTTTGCGCAATCTCATGGAGAGCCAGACGCGCCTGCTGCATGATGTGTCGCACGAACTGCGCTCGCCGCTGGCGCGCCTGCAAGCGGCCATCGGCCTGGCGCACCAGCAGCCGGACAAGATGGACGCCTCGATGCAACGCATCGAACGCGAAAGCGAACGCATGGATAAGCTGATCGGCGAGCTGCTGACCCTGTCGCGGCTGGAAGCGGGCGCCGCCTCCCCCCTCAGCGAAGACGTCGACATCGCCGAGCTGCTGCACGACATCGTGGACGACGCCCGCTACGAAGCGAAGGCGCGCCAGGTGGGCATCGCCCTGGCGGGCGACGCAGCCATTGCCGACGCCGCTGTCACGGGCCGGCCGGAACTGCTGGCGCGCGCCGTGGAAAACGTGGTGCGCAATGCCGTCAAGCACAGCCCCGATGGCGGCACGGTGGAGGTGAATGTATCGCGCCTGCATGACGGCAAGCAGGATCTGCTGCGCATCGCCGTGCTGGACCAGGGGCCTGGCGTGGCCAGCGCCGACCTGGCCCGCATTTTTGAACCGTTCTTCCGCGCCAGCCATACCCAGCACAGCACGGACGGCCTGGGCCTGGCCATCGCCCAGCACGTCATCAACGCCCATGGCGGCCGCATCGGTGCCAGCTTGCGCAGCGGTGGAGGGCTGTGCGTGGAAATGCTGCTGCCCGTCAAAACGCCAGGCTGA
- a CDS encoding LysR family transcriptional regulator → MSMKLMWEIRAFCTVVEKRSFIHAARMLGRSPSAVTRAIQFLEDAIGAELILRTQKQFTLTTAGETYYASAKHLLETQAEAEDQLAELSNSPQGWVRLSAPEILSLGFLPKVVAQFSRDYPNVSIDIHFSDKSIDPIQEKLDFAIRGAFPQSSELIGYPLWNYRRYMYASPDYIERMGAPDEPEELAGHDIIMHSAPRILRDWHFVSSERNVRYQVQPRFRFTSGIATFQAALEGAGIVRLASWLAEPAVAAGNLRRVCTAYRLTSSKELDPSIHAVYGTSKMAKGARLFLEYVRQRGLEIPDERIS, encoded by the coding sequence ATGTCGATGAAACTGATGTGGGAAATCCGCGCCTTCTGCACCGTGGTGGAAAAGCGCAGCTTCATCCACGCGGCGCGCATGCTGGGACGTTCGCCGTCGGCCGTCACGCGCGCCATCCAGTTCCTCGAAGACGCCATCGGCGCCGAGCTGATCCTGCGCACGCAAAAGCAGTTCACCCTGACGACGGCCGGCGAAACCTATTACGCGTCGGCCAAGCACTTGCTGGAAACACAGGCCGAGGCGGAAGACCAGTTGGCGGAATTGAGCAACTCGCCGCAAGGCTGGGTGCGCCTCTCGGCGCCGGAAATTTTGTCGCTGGGCTTCTTGCCGAAAGTGGTGGCGCAATTTTCGCGCGACTACCCGAACGTGTCCATCGATATCCATTTCTCGGACAAATCGATCGACCCCATCCAGGAAAAGCTGGACTTTGCCATCCGCGGCGCCTTTCCGCAGTCGAGCGAGCTGATCGGCTATCCCCTGTGGAATTACCGCCGCTATATGTACGCCTCGCCCGACTATATAGAACGCATGGGCGCGCCCGACGAACCGGAAGAGCTGGCCGGCCACGACATCATCATGCACTCGGCCCCGCGCATCCTGCGCGACTGGCATTTCGTTTCCAGCGAGCGCAACGTGCGCTACCAGGTGCAACCGCGTTTCCGCTTCACTTCCGGCATCGCCACCTTTCAGGCCGCCCTGGAAGGCGCCGGCATCGTGCGCCTGGCCAGCTGGCTGGCTGAACCGGCCGTGGCTGCCGGTAATTTACGCAGGGTCTGCACGGCGTACCGGCTGACGTCGTCGAAGGAGCTCGATCCCAGCATCCATGCCGTGTACGGCACGTCGAAGATGGCCAAGGGAGCAAGGCTGTTTCTGGAATATGTGCGGCAGCGGGGGCTGGAGATACCCGATGAACGCATAAGTTAG
- a CDS encoding DNA internalization-related competence protein ComEC/Rec2, translating into MRTLILGFAAGAASLQMQTSLPAHAGVLLWLIAGLGLTVSLALRRHARWRCVVALAAGVGLGFYWAAWLAQAAMAPQLALADEGQDIIVTGTVASLPYRFEQGVRFNFAVEKAVGAQVPPLIALSWYAGFRDEVTNEVGDVQPGERWRLTVRLPRPHGNANPMGFDYEAWLLEQGVRATGYVRPQPRADTPNMRLAAFVPAFGNVVEASRAVLRARILRSLENKQYAGVIVALVVGDQRAIPQSDWQVFNRTGVSHLISISGLHITMIAGMFALGAGALWRRSFFTERQLPLLLPAQKVAALAGALAAFAYVLLAGFGVPAQRTLYMLLVVALALWLGRITSIGHILCLALGVVVLLDPWAVLWPGFWLSFGAVATMLYATAGRTTAPLPESAGRWRRLRAAVALGAHTQYVVTVGLVPLTMLLFSQVSLVSPVANALAIPVISLVVTPLSLAGSLLPAPLCDGLLLLAHAIVQMLAQVLDWLGARRFAVWTAPAPPWWSFCWALFGTAWLLAPRGWPHRWAGMLGWLPLLTALPSSPPPGQMWITAFDVGQGMAVLVETHGHRLLYDTGPAYSLDSDGASRVIVPYLRARGIARLDGVIISHSDLDHAGGAISLLENIDVGWLASSLFDGHPAVEARRQARRPYLHCMAGQRWTWEGVRFAMLHPLPASHTDISLKPNARSCAVKITAGKHAILLAGDIEAAQEAQLLGRSADGELAADVLLAPHHGSGTSSTSAFLSAVHPALAIFQVGHRNRYKHPKAQVYARYGEMGIARLRTDVEGAVVMEFGDAVEVTRYRASRPRYWHGR; encoded by the coding sequence ATGCGCACCCTGATACTCGGCTTTGCCGCTGGCGCCGCTTCGCTGCAGATGCAGACCAGCTTGCCGGCCCATGCTGGCGTGCTGCTGTGGCTGATCGCTGGCTTGGGGTTGACGGTTAGTCTGGCGCTGCGTCGCCACGCGCGCTGGCGCTGCGTTGTCGCGCTTGCCGCCGGCGTGGGACTGGGCTTTTATTGGGCGGCCTGGCTGGCCCAGGCCGCCATGGCGCCGCAACTGGCGCTGGCCGATGAAGGGCAGGACATCATCGTGACAGGCACGGTGGCCAGCTTGCCGTACCGTTTCGAGCAGGGCGTGCGTTTTAACTTTGCCGTGGAAAAGGCGGTTGGCGCGCAGGTACCGCCCCTGATCGCGCTGTCCTGGTACGCGGGGTTTCGCGATGAAGTGACGAACGAGGTGGGCGACGTGCAGCCGGGCGAACGCTGGCGTTTGACGGTGCGGCTGCCGCGTCCGCACGGCAACGCGAATCCCATGGGTTTCGATTACGAGGCGTGGCTGCTGGAGCAGGGTGTGCGCGCCACCGGCTATGTGCGGCCGCAGCCGCGCGCCGATACGCCGAACATGCGCCTGGCGGCCTTCGTGCCTGCTTTCGGCAACGTGGTGGAAGCGAGCCGCGCAGTGCTGCGCGCGCGCATCCTGCGCAGCCTGGAGAATAAACAGTATGCGGGCGTGATCGTGGCGCTGGTGGTGGGCGATCAGCGCGCCATTCCCCAGTCGGACTGGCAAGTATTCAACCGCACGGGCGTGAGCCACCTGATTTCAATTTCCGGCTTGCATATTACGATGATCGCGGGAATGTTCGCCTTGGGCGCAGGCGCGCTGTGGCGGCGCTCGTTTTTCACGGAGCGGCAACTGCCTTTGCTGCTGCCGGCGCAAAAAGTGGCGGCCCTGGCCGGTGCGCTGGCGGCATTTGCCTATGTGCTGCTGGCGGGCTTCGGCGTGCCGGCGCAGCGCACTTTATATATGTTGCTGGTGGTGGCGCTGGCCTTGTGGCTGGGGCGCATCACCAGCATCGGCCATATCCTGTGCCTGGCGTTGGGCGTGGTCGTGCTGCTCGATCCGTGGGCCGTGCTGTGGCCTGGTTTCTGGCTGTCGTTCGGCGCCGTCGCCACCATGCTGTACGCGACGGCAGGCCGCACCACGGCGCCCTTGCCGGAGAGCGCCGGCCGCTGGCGCCGTTTGCGCGCGGCCGTGGCGCTCGGTGCGCACACGCAGTATGTGGTGACGGTGGGGCTGGTACCGTTGACGATGCTGCTGTTTTCGCAAGTGTCGCTGGTCAGCCCTGTGGCCAATGCGCTGGCCATTCCCGTCATCAGCCTGGTCGTCACGCCCTTGTCCCTGGCGGGCAGCCTGCTGCCCGCGCCCTTGTGCGACGGGCTGTTGCTGCTGGCACACGCCATCGTGCAGATGCTGGCGCAGGTACTGGACTGGCTCGGTGCGCGCCGTTTTGCCGTGTGGACGGCGCCCGCGCCGCCATGGTGGAGTTTTTGCTGGGCATTGTTTGGCACGGCCTGGCTGCTGGCGCCACGCGGATGGCCGCATCGCTGGGCGGGCATGCTGGGCTGGCTGCCGCTGCTGACGGCCTTGCCGTCCAGCCCGCCACCTGGCCAGATGTGGATCACGGCCTTTGATGTGGGACAAGGCATGGCCGTGCTGGTGGAAACGCATGGACACCGCTTGTTGTACGACACGGGGCCCGCCTACAGCCTCGATTCCGATGGCGCCAGCCGCGTCATCGTGCCCTATTTGCGCGCGCGCGGCATAGCCAGGCTGGACGGCGTGATCATTTCCCACAGCGACCTCGATCACGCGGGCGGCGCCATTTCCCTGCTGGAAAATATAGACGTGGGCTGGCTGGCCTCGTCGCTGTTCGACGGCCACCCGGCCGTCGAGGCCCGGCGGCAAGCCCGGCGTCCGTATCTGCACTGCATGGCGGGCCAGCGCTGGACTTGGGAAGGCGTGCGCTTCGCCATGCTGCACCCACTGCCCGCCAGCCACACGGACATTTCCCTGAAACCGAACGCCCGCAGCTGCGCGGTGAAAATCACGGCGGGCAAGCATGCAATCTTGCTGGCTGGCGACATCGAAGCGGCGCAGGAAGCGCAATTGCTTGGCCGCTCGGCAGACGGTGAGCTGGCCGCCGATGTGCTGCTGGCGCCCCATCATGGCAGCGGCACGTCTTCCACGTCAGCATTCTTGAGCGCCGTCCATCCGGCCCTGGCGATTTTCCAGGTTGGGCACAGGAATCGCTATAAACATCCGAAGGCGCAGGTCTACGCGCGCTATGGCGAGATGGGGATTGCGCGGCTGCGCACGGATGTGGAAGGCGCGGTGGTAATGGAGTTTGGGGACGCTGTTGAGGTGACCCGGTATCGGGCCAGCCGGCCACGTTACTGGCATGGGCGATAA
- the dcd gene encoding dCTP deaminase, which translates to MTIKSDKWIRRMAESTGMIEPFEPGQVKERDGNRIVSYGTSSYGYDIRCADEFKLFTNINTTIVDPKDFDANNFVDVSGKGYCIIPPNSFALARTVEYFRIPRNVLTICLGKSTYARCGIIVNVTPFEPEWEGFVTLEFSNTTPLPAKIYANEGVAQVLFFESDEVCETSYKDRGGKYQGQVGVTLPKT; encoded by the coding sequence ATGACGATTAAAAGCGATAAATGGATACGCCGCATGGCCGAATCAACGGGCATGATCGAGCCGTTCGAACCTGGCCAGGTCAAGGAACGCGATGGCAACCGCATCGTGTCCTACGGCACCTCCAGCTATGGCTATGACATCCGCTGCGCCGACGAGTTCAAGTTGTTCACCAACATCAACACCACCATCGTCGACCCGAAGGATTTTGATGCGAACAACTTCGTCGATGTGTCGGGCAAGGGCTATTGCATCATCCCGCCGAATTCGTTCGCACTGGCCCGTACGGTCGAGTATTTCCGCATTCCCCGTAATGTATTGACGATTTGCCTGGGCAAGAGCACCTATGCCCGTTGCGGCATCATCGTCAACGTCACCCCGTTCGAACCGGAATGGGAAGGTTTCGTGACCCTGGAATTTTCCAACACGACACCGTTGCCGGCGAAAATCTACGCCAACGAAGGCGTGGCGCAAGTGCTGTTCTTCGAGTCCGATGAAGTCTGCGAAACGTCGTACAAGGACCGTGGCGGCAAATACCAGGGCCAGGTGGGCGTGACCTTGCCGAAGACCTGA